From the genome of Leptospira andrefontaineae, one region includes:
- a CDS encoding LIC10920 family plasminogen-binding lipoprotein gives MAFSKPFISKLFPAFIGLIATVAVLISCNTGDTNKVDLTVTGTDGSTFPIQGEIDKDKTSNCGTATPYSSSGTGTTTGTTTSTGSTTNLFTINSRMYFTTGAFVTLKFVYDATQNQGTVDAQQGFSFSGLPALGVAPVVANYGKIFWGGSGVPVDTGTSSTQALSYLTVTLDLVGNKVNTGSAGLALTQCYTTDFINCTSATSSSMCYTQDGLKCYNTNTANGPTVSIKGDINCTSNAIPSGSSTTSQ, from the coding sequence ATGGCGTTCTCCAAACCGTTTATTTCCAAATTATTCCCTGCATTTATCGGCCTAATCGCCACGGTCGCAGTGCTCATATCCTGCAATACTGGTGATACTAATAAAGTAGATCTTACTGTTACTGGAACCGACGGTTCCACCTTCCCCATCCAGGGAGAAATTGATAAGGATAAAACTTCGAACTGTGGAACTGCAACTCCGTATTCAAGTTCCGGAACCGGAACTACTACCGGAACCACTACAAGTACAGGTTCCACCACCAATTTATTTACAATCAACTCAAGGATGTATTTTACTACAGGAGCTTTCGTAACCTTGAAATTTGTTTACGATGCTACTCAAAACCAAGGGACAGTGGATGCGCAGCAAGGATTTTCCTTCTCTGGACTTCCTGCTTTGGGAGTGGCACCGGTCGTTGCTAACTACGGAAAAATTTTCTGGGGGGGAAGTGGAGTACCTGTGGATACTGGAACTTCTAGTACCCAAGCCCTCTCCTACTTAACAGTTACCTTGGATTTAGTAGGAAACAAAGTAAATACCGGATCTGCAGGTCTAGCTTTGACCCAATGTTATACTACGGACTTTATCAATTGTACTTCGGCTACTTCCTCCAGTATGTGTTATACACAAGATGGTTTAAAATGTTATAATACGAATACTGCAAATGGTCCTACTGTTTCTATCAAAGGTGATATTAACTGTACAAGTAATGCGATTCCGTCAGGTTCTTCTACTACTAGTCAGTGA
- a CDS encoding LBF_2804 family protein: protein MNVRAESYSDYKPGVLEKWGIKILRNYVNEEKEEEKTLGPSPDFFPKSTRIIRWASFLGLQIGFWTTYFIILVEKFFPESPEVFSPEFIEKWSYAGAALAIGTIIEFYLLYKLGLWAAYKLTKLSGIQLEEDPDLVTGNANLLSRMALEIPDPDLKLLGIDPLRLTDKRSLLIRTFFYKTKVLLSNLIAKIVLRKILARNSLRVYADYVAAPITAIWDGVVMYLILKELRIRLLSRIIAKEVTDEILKNRDKLSKEGKIAFLAAVGNSVVFTQIFHPNLEYMLIKMHKGFGLNSHDGSLDDLDTFGSLVSQLSKEEKKACLRLLCIACSFDGKLSSFETKHIKRILGEEAKENLDSIRILSEYIRKGNLEACRERSRLFS from the coding sequence ATGAACGTAAGGGCCGAATCTTATTCAGATTATAAACCAGGTGTTTTAGAAAAATGGGGCATTAAAATTCTCCGGAATTATGTCAATGAGGAGAAGGAAGAAGAAAAAACTCTTGGACCAAGCCCTGACTTCTTCCCCAAAAGTACTAGGATTATACGTTGGGCTTCTTTCTTAGGATTGCAGATCGGATTTTGGACTACCTATTTTATCATCTTAGTAGAGAAATTTTTTCCTGAATCGCCTGAAGTATTCTCTCCAGAATTTATCGAAAAATGGAGCTATGCAGGAGCGGCACTCGCTATCGGGACAATCATAGAATTTTATCTTCTTTATAAATTAGGACTATGGGCCGCGTATAAACTCACAAAACTTTCAGGCATTCAATTGGAAGAAGATCCTGATCTTGTAACTGGAAACGCAAATCTACTTTCTAGAATGGCGCTGGAAATTCCGGATCCTGATTTAAAACTTCTAGGAATAGATCCACTAAGGCTCACGGATAAAAGAAGTTTGCTGATAAGAACATTCTTCTATAAAACAAAAGTTTTACTTTCTAACTTAATCGCAAAGATAGTCCTCCGAAAAATTTTAGCGAGAAATTCTTTACGTGTCTATGCAGACTATGTGGCTGCTCCTATCACTGCGATCTGGGACGGAGTAGTCATGTATTTGATCTTAAAAGAGCTTAGGATTAGATTACTTTCCAGGATCATTGCAAAAGAAGTCACAGACGAAATATTAAAAAATAGGGATAAACTTAGTAAAGAAGGGAAGATTGCATTTTTAGCCGCGGTCGGGAACTCAGTAGTATTCACCCAAATATTCCATCCTAATCTGGAATATATGTTGATCAAAATGCATAAAGGATTCGGTTTAAATTCTCATGATGGATCTTTGGACGATCTGGATACATTCGGAAGTTTGGTCTCCCAATTATCCAAGGAAGAAAAGAAGGCATGCTTGCGGTTATTATGTATCGCATGTTCCTTCGACGGAAAACTTTCTTCGTTCGAAACAAAACATATTAAACGAATTCTGGGAGAAGAAGCAAAAGAGAATTTAGACTCAATTCGAATTCTTTCCGAGTATATCCGAAAAGGGAATTTAGAAGCTTGCAGAGAAAGGAGTCGCTTATTTTCCTAG
- a CDS encoding ribonuclease H-like domain-containing protein, with the protein MLEHTFCHLPGIDVIEEGKLWDQGILHWDEFREVLKEKVKSPSDMHSRLLLDSLDFSRKEMNRKNWDYFFFALPSQQKWRLFPIIRENLLYLDIETSGLGSGDFVTVVGTYDGKDFKTYLRGRNMDDFPEELSSSHVFVTYNGAAFDVPFLEREFSKKFKNRHLDLMYILRSLGIKGGLKGCEKALGIKRDLPYEVNGADAVRLWWQYVQYDDQDALDLLLKYNKEDVVNLELLFIKAYNLKIKETRFFGEVIPEI; encoded by the coding sequence ACCAAGGAATTCTTCATTGGGACGAATTCAGGGAAGTATTAAAAGAAAAAGTAAAATCCCCATCCGATATGCATTCCAGATTACTTTTGGACTCTTTGGATTTTTCCAGAAAGGAAATGAATAGAAAGAATTGGGATTATTTTTTCTTCGCTCTACCAAGCCAACAAAAATGGAGACTATTCCCTATCATCAGGGAAAATCTTCTCTACTTAGATATTGAAACTTCCGGTTTAGGAAGTGGTGACTTTGTAACTGTTGTAGGAACTTACGATGGTAAAGATTTCAAAACATATCTTAGAGGAAGGAATATGGATGATTTTCCGGAAGAACTTTCTTCTTCTCATGTTTTTGTAACTTATAACGGTGCAGCATTCGATGTTCCTTTTTTAGAAAGAGAATTCAGCAAAAAATTCAAGAACCGTCATTTGGATCTAATGTATATTCTTAGGAGTCTCGGGATCAAAGGTGGTTTGAAAGGTTGCGAAAAGGCCTTAGGTATTAAAAGGGATCTTCCTTATGAGGTCAATGGTGCAGACGCAGTTCGATTATGGTGGCAGTATGTTCAGTACGATGACCAAGACGCATTGGATCTTCTTTTAAAATATAATAAAGAAGATGTGGTCAACCTAGAACTTTTGTTTATCAAAGCCTATAATTTAAAGATCAAAGAAACACGATTTTTCGGAGAAGTTATACCTGAAATTTAA
- a CDS encoding MBL fold metallo-hydrolase, whose product MKIYHYDSIPDVKEIGDGIFKTEIPQPFYAPNNIYILPDGEPALIDSGYLANLGMLQRALRKIGLSLNKIKHIFYTHNHLDHLSAVLTIRYYTDAKLYAMKGMASGIGNYLEHVEMFNRASKRLVYKGHRVPEDRKRELARIEEGNLNLRNTLSRGTRIDPVLKFDIELEEGDVIHAGGRDIGFLHTPGHNLWHLTPYILEENIFFTGDLVLQNISSIYAEIDGNLEDYYRSLERISKMSIRRLLPAHGPEPESPQKAIKLLHKTLQILERGVIRRLKEKEYDLSSLTLEAMGEKVANSGYYNTAMAILHSMVRKFIDKGWVEIIETEPPYETYRWIAESEAHS is encoded by the coding sequence TTGAAAATTTATCACTATGACTCAATTCCAGATGTAAAAGAAATAGGAGATGGAATTTTTAAAACGGAGATCCCTCAGCCGTTTTATGCACCCAATAATATTTATATCCTTCCCGATGGAGAACCTGCACTTATAGATTCAGGTTATCTTGCTAATTTGGGAATGCTCCAAAGAGCACTTCGTAAAATCGGACTTAGTTTAAATAAGATCAAACATATCTTTTATACTCATAATCATTTGGATCATCTTAGTGCAGTTCTCACGATCCGTTATTATACTGATGCAAAACTATATGCGATGAAAGGAATGGCGTCCGGGATCGGAAACTATTTGGAACATGTGGAAATGTTCAATAGAGCGTCCAAACGTTTGGTGTACAAAGGTCATAGGGTTCCGGAAGATCGCAAAAGGGAACTAGCAAGGATAGAAGAAGGAAATCTAAACTTAAGAAATACATTAAGTAGAGGAACTCGTATCGACCCTGTTTTAAAATTTGATATAGAATTAGAAGAAGGAGACGTGATCCACGCCGGCGGAAGAGATATAGGTTTTTTACATACTCCAGGCCATAATCTTTGGCATCTTACTCCTTATATCTTGGAGGAGAATATATTTTTCACGGGCGATCTCGTCCTACAAAACATATCTTCCATATATGCTGAGATAGACGGAAACCTAGAAGATTATTATCGTTCCTTAGAAAGAATTTCAAAGATGAGTATTCGTAGATTATTACCTGCCCATGGACCGGAGCCTGAATCCCCTCAAAAGGCAATTAAACTTCTTCATAAAACATTGCAGATCTTAGAAAGAGGTGTGATCCGTAGGCTTAAGGAAAAAGAATACGATCTTTCTTCCTTAACTTTGGAAGCAATGGGGGAGAAGGTCGCTAATTCAGGATATTATAATACTGCGATGGCCATCTTACATTCTATGGTTCGTAAGTTTATAGATAAGGGTTGGGTGGAAATTATAGAAACGGAACCACCTTACGAAACTTACCGCTGGATCGCGGAGTCAGAGGCACACAGTTAA